From Mycolicibacterium nivoides, a single genomic window includes:
- a CDS encoding acyl-CoA dehydrogenase family protein has product MDRYELRRLDYSLTEDHIDLQTAYRQFFKTHSDIETVRAAEPSGFDKSLWERLCAMGATTMALPESVGGDGATLVDLTLVAEELGRSVAPVPWIDHVVAARLLARLGACESEEIVQGTQIVGFDPQQVAPTGARLIPLGSIADHVIVRDGQDVVKLEFSTRPARVDNIGKLPMAWVDPAAADTRVVLAGGSDALAEYQRALDEWRLLTAAALVGLVEETMTIAAEFAKSRYTLGVPIGTLQGISHPLANIAITVQSGRGLARRAAWFLDNEPDERPELAPAAFVFMAEEAAKAATMAVHVQGGLGVSAEAAATAYLVRARGWALAGGDPGATAVRIAQIVAARESREVTKV; this is encoded by the coding sequence ATGGACCGCTACGAACTGCGCAGGCTGGATTACAGCCTGACCGAGGACCACATCGACCTGCAGACCGCGTACCGGCAGTTCTTCAAGACGCACTCCGACATCGAGACGGTGCGTGCGGCCGAGCCGTCGGGTTTCGACAAGAGTCTGTGGGAACGGTTGTGCGCCATGGGTGCCACCACGATGGCACTCCCGGAATCCGTGGGCGGTGACGGGGCAACACTGGTTGATCTGACCTTGGTGGCCGAGGAGCTCGGCCGCTCGGTGGCGCCCGTGCCATGGATAGACCATGTCGTGGCGGCGCGGCTGCTGGCCAGGTTGGGCGCGTGCGAGTCCGAAGAGATCGTGCAGGGCACGCAGATCGTCGGGTTTGATCCGCAGCAGGTCGCACCGACCGGCGCCCGGCTGATCCCCCTCGGGTCGATCGCCGATCACGTCATCGTCCGCGATGGACAGGACGTCGTGAAGCTGGAATTCTCCACGCGGCCGGCCCGCGTCGACAACATCGGCAAGCTGCCGATGGCCTGGGTGGACCCCGCGGCCGCAGACACTCGGGTGGTGCTGGCCGGCGGTTCCGACGCCCTGGCGGAATATCAACGGGCATTGGACGAATGGCGTCTGCTGACCGCGGCAGCGCTGGTGGGTCTGGTCGAGGAGACCATGACGATCGCCGCCGAGTTCGCCAAGTCCCGCTACACCCTCGGTGTACCGATCGGGACGCTGCAAGGCATCTCCCACCCACTGGCCAACATCGCCATCACCGTCCAGAGCGGGCGGGGCCTGGCGCGTCGGGCGGCATGGTTCCTCGACAACGAGCCCGACGAGCGGCCGGAACTGGCTCCCGCTGCGTTCGTCTTCATGGCCGAGGAGGCCGCCAAGGCCGCCACCATGGCGGTACACGTTCAAGGTGGACTCGGGGTGTCCGCCGAGGCGGCGGCCACTGCGTACCTGGTGCGGGCCCGCGGCTGGGCACTCGCCGGTGGTGACCCGGGTGCCACCGCGGTCCGCATTGCTCAGATTGTCGCGGCTCGCGAGAGCCGGGAAGTCACAAAGGTTTAG
- a CDS encoding acyl-CoA dehydrogenase family protein, producing the protein MDFSTVELSAEDEAFRTEVREFLSSVVTEDVIRHDRETGDNFHEGAHLALGAAGYLEKEWKTEADGGFSRVRRRIWELEKRRAEVPWVTWGTTSMVARSVAKFASPEIRDDVLRGVFDGTVRLCLGYTEPEGGSDVATCKTRAVRDGDQWVINGSKMFTTGAHNCQYVFLITNTDPDAPKHKSLTMFLVPLDSEGIEIQGIRTVDGDRTNIVYYSDVRVDDKYRLGDVNGGWTVVREPLDAEHGAVAAADDGLADVAIMMHQAGFMAEAADNVAALVGTPDAGGRAAVDDGSVAYRLGRSVARLEASLSSPSIFGRVALAQTMRDIAPDLMDIAGSVAALPIGADGGADDRSEYVYRFAPLVGIYGGTLEVFRNMIAQHVLGLGKPNYSAPKKAS; encoded by the coding sequence GTGGATTTCTCAACAGTCGAACTGTCCGCGGAGGACGAGGCGTTCCGCACCGAAGTGCGCGAGTTCCTGTCGAGTGTCGTGACCGAGGACGTCATCCGCCACGACCGCGAAACCGGCGACAACTTTCACGAGGGCGCGCACCTGGCCCTGGGCGCCGCCGGTTATCTGGAGAAGGAATGGAAGACCGAGGCCGACGGCGGCTTCTCCCGAGTGCGCAGGCGGATCTGGGAGCTGGAGAAGCGCCGGGCCGAGGTGCCCTGGGTGACGTGGGGGACCACCTCGATGGTGGCGCGGTCGGTCGCGAAGTTCGCCTCCCCGGAAATCCGAGACGACGTGCTGCGCGGGGTGTTCGACGGCACCGTGCGGTTGTGCCTGGGCTACACCGAACCCGAAGGTGGCTCTGATGTGGCGACCTGCAAGACCCGCGCGGTCCGTGACGGTGACCAATGGGTTATCAACGGTTCCAAGATGTTCACCACCGGGGCACACAACTGCCAGTACGTCTTCCTGATCACCAACACCGATCCGGACGCGCCGAAACACAAGAGCCTCACCATGTTCCTGGTGCCGCTGGATTCGGAGGGCATCGAGATCCAGGGCATCCGCACCGTCGACGGCGACCGCACCAACATCGTCTACTACTCCGATGTCCGGGTCGACGACAAGTATCGACTCGGTGACGTCAACGGCGGCTGGACGGTGGTCCGTGAACCGCTCGACGCGGAGCACGGTGCGGTCGCGGCCGCCGACGACGGCCTGGCCGACGTCGCGATCATGATGCATCAGGCCGGATTCATGGCCGAGGCCGCGGACAATGTGGCCGCGCTGGTCGGTACTCCGGATGCCGGCGGGCGCGCTGCTGTGGACGATGGATCGGTGGCATATCGGTTGGGGCGCAGCGTCGCCCGCTTGGAGGCGTCGCTGTCGTCGCCCAGCATCTTCGGCCGGGTGGCGCTGGCACAGACCATGCGTGACATCGCCCCGGATCTGATGGATATCGCCGGCTCAGTAGCGGCACTGCCGATCGGGGCCGACGGGGGAGCCGATGACCGGAGCGAGTACGTCTACCGCTTCGCACCCTTGGTCGGCATCTACGGCGGCACGCTCGAGGTGTTCCGGAACATGATCGCACAGCATGTGCTGGGCCTGGGCAAGCCGAACTATTCGGCGCCAAAGAAGGCGTCGTGA
- a CDS encoding amidohydrolase family protein: MTRTENRVIDCLANVHFGETENQPTFMKKVRDDYFKGPKSMYDPIDLSEMLDEMDTHGVRKAILMDSLAKPSVTARKFVEAHPDRFALAMGGVNLLRPIPSLRELAAVVADLPVAYTVVGPSFWGDGQYPPSDAVYYPLYTKCAEMELPLCVNTGIPGPPIPGEVQNPIHLDRVCVRFPELKLCMIHGADPWWDIAIRMLIKYQNLRLMTSAWSPKRLPESLLHFMRTRGKGKVIFASDFPVLRMQRVVPEALALDLPPDVLDNYLYNNAAEFFFGEDTAHARSNKEMES, translated from the coding sequence ATGACACGCACAGAGAACCGAGTGATCGACTGTCTGGCCAACGTGCACTTCGGCGAGACCGAGAATCAGCCCACCTTCATGAAGAAGGTGCGCGACGACTACTTCAAGGGTCCGAAGTCGATGTATGACCCCATCGACCTGTCGGAGATGCTCGACGAGATGGACACCCACGGTGTGCGGAAGGCGATCCTGATGGATTCCCTGGCCAAACCGTCGGTGACGGCGCGCAAGTTCGTCGAGGCGCACCCCGACCGCTTCGCGCTCGCGATGGGTGGGGTCAACCTGTTGCGCCCCATCCCGTCGCTGCGTGAACTCGCAGCCGTCGTGGCCGACCTCCCGGTCGCCTATACCGTTGTCGGGCCCAGCTTCTGGGGAGACGGCCAGTACCCCCCGAGCGACGCGGTGTACTACCCGCTGTACACCAAATGTGCCGAGATGGAACTGCCGCTCTGCGTCAACACGGGCATTCCCGGCCCGCCGATTCCGGGTGAGGTGCAGAACCCCATCCACCTCGACCGCGTCTGCGTGCGGTTCCCGGAGTTGAAGCTGTGCATGATCCACGGCGCAGATCCGTGGTGGGACATCGCGATCCGGATGCTGATCAAATACCAGAACCTGCGGTTGATGACGTCGGCGTGGTCGCCGAAGCGGCTGCCGGAGAGCCTGTTGCACTTCATGCGGACCCGTGGGAAGGGAAAGGTCATCTTCGCCTCGGATTTCCCGGTGCTGCGGATGCAGCGCGTCGTGCCCGAGGCGCTGGCCCTCGACCTGCCGCCTGATGTGCTGGACAACTACCTCTACAACAATGCCGCGGAGTTCTTCTTCGGCGAGGACACCGCGCACGCGAGGAGCAATAAGGAGATGGAGAGCTGA
- a CDS encoding amidohydrolase family protein encodes MTDAPERLPYLAVDVDNHYYEPIDAFTRHLPKEFRSRGVQMVQDGKRTLAMFGGTVNHFIPNPTFDPIIEPGCLDLLFRGEIPEGVDPASLMKVDRLADHPEYQNRDARVKVLDRQSLETVFMLPTFACGVEEGLKHDIEATMASVHAFNLWLDEDWGFDRPDGRFVSAPIISLADPEKAVEEVEFVLSRGAKLVCVRPAPVPGAVRPRSLGDPLHDPVWARLAEAGVPVVFHLSDSGYMAVPALWGGSGVFKGFGKRDPLDMVIMDDRAIHDTMASMIVHQVFTRHPKLRVVSIENGSYFVYRLIKRLKKAANNAPYHFKEDPVEQLRNNVWIAPYYEDDVKLLADTIGVDKILFGSDWPHGEGLADPTTFTADIPQFPEFSLEDTRMVMRDNALTLLGDVNRTAPGARHLTVPA; translated from the coding sequence ATGACCGACGCTCCCGAACGGCTTCCGTACCTCGCCGTCGACGTCGACAACCATTACTACGAGCCGATCGATGCGTTCACCAGGCACCTGCCCAAGGAGTTCCGGAGCCGTGGTGTGCAGATGGTGCAAGACGGCAAACGTACGCTGGCGATGTTCGGTGGGACGGTCAACCACTTCATCCCCAATCCCACCTTCGATCCGATCATCGAACCGGGCTGCCTGGACCTGCTGTTCCGTGGCGAGATCCCCGAAGGGGTGGACCCCGCGTCGCTGATGAAGGTCGACCGTCTCGCTGACCATCCCGAGTACCAGAATCGCGATGCCCGGGTGAAAGTGCTGGACCGCCAGAGTCTGGAAACCGTGTTCATGCTGCCGACCTTCGCCTGCGGTGTGGAGGAAGGGCTCAAGCACGACATCGAGGCCACCATGGCCTCGGTGCACGCCTTCAACCTCTGGCTCGACGAGGACTGGGGATTCGACCGGCCCGACGGCCGCTTCGTGTCGGCGCCCATCATCTCGCTGGCCGATCCCGAAAAGGCTGTCGAGGAAGTCGAATTCGTGCTGAGCCGTGGCGCCAAGCTCGTCTGTGTGCGGCCGGCGCCGGTACCGGGTGCGGTCAGGCCCCGCTCGCTCGGTGACCCGCTGCACGACCCGGTGTGGGCGCGCCTGGCCGAGGCCGGCGTCCCGGTCGTCTTCCATCTGTCTGACTCCGGGTACATGGCGGTCCCGGCGTTATGGGGCGGTAGCGGGGTGTTCAAGGGGTTCGGCAAGCGTGATCCGCTCGACATGGTGATCATGGACGACCGCGCCATCCACGACACCATGGCATCGATGATCGTGCACCAGGTGTTCACCCGGCATCCCAAGCTCAGGGTCGTGAGCATCGAGAACGGCTCCTACTTCGTCTACCGGCTGATCAAGCGGCTCAAGAAGGCCGCCAACAACGCGCCGTATCACTTCAAGGAGGACCCGGTCGAGCAGCTGCGCAACAACGTCTGGATCGCGCCGTACTACGAGGACGACGTGAAGCTGCTCGCCGACACCATCGGCGTCGACAAGATCCTGTTCGGCTCCGACTGGCCCCACGGCGAGGGGCTCGCGGATCCGACCACGTTCACCGCCGACATCCCGCAGTTCCCCGAGTTCAGCCTCGAGGACACCCGGATGGTCATGCGCGACAACGCACTAACCCTGCTCGGCGACGTGAACCGGACCGCCCCTGGTGCCCGGCACCTCACGGTACCGGCGTAG
- a CDS encoding enoyl-CoA hydratase, producing MTVADSVGTEAVLYEVTDGGVAVITLNRPDRLNSWGADISAGVYAGFDRAEADPAVRAIVLTGSGRGFCAGAYMGAMQDLGASINEDTDVSKIVGERHPHFLTELRTPVVAAINGACVGIGLTHALMCDVRFAAAGAKFATAFPRRGLIGEYGITWILPRLAGWGASADLLLSGRTFLAEEALALGLVKEVVAPEDLLTRAMEYAEDLARNCSPASMAVIKGQLYGDANDNVADVSDRAEKLMHESMVRPDLVEGITAFFEKRPPNFPPLKEG from the coding sequence ATGACGGTCGCTGACAGTGTGGGAACCGAGGCGGTCCTCTACGAGGTCACCGACGGAGGGGTTGCGGTGATCACCCTCAACCGTCCCGATCGGCTGAACTCCTGGGGTGCGGACATCTCCGCCGGCGTCTACGCGGGTTTCGATCGCGCCGAAGCCGATCCGGCGGTCCGGGCGATCGTGCTGACCGGAAGCGGACGCGGGTTCTGCGCCGGCGCCTACATGGGTGCCATGCAAGATCTGGGTGCCAGCATCAACGAAGACACCGATGTCAGCAAGATCGTCGGCGAACGCCACCCGCACTTTCTCACCGAGCTGCGCACGCCGGTCGTCGCCGCCATCAATGGGGCGTGCGTCGGCATCGGCCTCACCCACGCGCTGATGTGCGATGTCCGATTCGCGGCGGCCGGCGCGAAATTCGCCACCGCCTTCCCGCGCCGCGGCCTGATCGGCGAGTACGGCATTACCTGGATCCTGCCTCGACTGGCCGGCTGGGGAGCCTCTGCGGACCTGCTGTTGTCCGGCCGGACATTCTTAGCCGAGGAGGCTCTCGCGCTCGGGTTGGTGAAAGAGGTTGTCGCGCCTGAGGATCTGCTGACCCGCGCCATGGAGTACGCCGAGGATCTGGCCCGCAACTGCTCGCCGGCTTCAATGGCGGTGATCAAGGGCCAGCTCTACGGCGATGCCAATGACAACGTCGCCGACGTCAGCGACCGCGCCGAAAAACTCATGCACGAGTCCATGGTCCGCCCCGATCTCGTCGAGGGCATCACCGCATTCTTCGAAAAACGGCCCCCCAACTTCCCGCCCCTGAAAGAAGGTTGA
- a CDS encoding SDR family NAD(P)-dependent oxidoreductase: MDLGFAGAATVVVGGGRGMGFATARCLAEDGARIAIVGRSRDVLDAAATELARLGSPEAVAIVADTSDSSQVERAFADVGERWGEINALINTVGPGAAGNFEELTDDQWQEAFDAGLMGMVRCVRTALPLLRNAEWARIVNFSAHSTQRQSTRLPAYTAAKAAVNSVSKNLSLLLAKDEIMVNVVSPGSISSESLRGWAGTVGVDGDDPYALMAAIDEHFGHPAHLPRAGLPSEIGPVAAFLASKRNSYMTGANINVDGGSDYI; the protein is encoded by the coding sequence ATGGATCTCGGATTCGCAGGTGCGGCCACCGTCGTCGTGGGCGGTGGCCGAGGGATGGGCTTCGCGACGGCCCGATGTCTGGCCGAGGACGGTGCGCGGATCGCGATCGTCGGGCGGTCCCGCGACGTACTCGACGCTGCCGCAACGGAGCTGGCCCGCCTGGGATCGCCGGAGGCGGTGGCGATCGTCGCCGATACCTCGGACAGCTCCCAGGTCGAGCGGGCCTTCGCCGACGTGGGCGAGCGTTGGGGTGAGATCAACGCGCTGATCAACACGGTCGGCCCGGGGGCCGCGGGCAACTTCGAGGAGTTGACCGACGACCAGTGGCAGGAAGCGTTCGACGCCGGCCTGATGGGTATGGTGCGCTGCGTGCGTACGGCGTTGCCGTTGCTGCGCAACGCCGAATGGGCGCGCATCGTCAACTTCTCGGCCCACTCCACCCAGCGGCAGAGCACCCGGCTGCCGGCCTATACCGCGGCCAAGGCTGCCGTCAACAGCGTGTCCAAGAACCTGTCGTTGTTGCTGGCCAAGGACGAGATCATGGTCAATGTGGTTTCCCCGGGCAGCATCTCGTCGGAGTCGCTGCGGGGCTGGGCCGGCACGGTGGGTGTCGACGGCGACGACCCGTATGCGTTGATGGCCGCCATCGACGAGCATTTCGGGCATCCCGCCCACCTGCCCCGTGCCGGACTTCCCAGCGAAATCGGGCCTGTCGCAGCATTTCTCGCATCCAAGCGCAACTCGTACATGACTGGTGCGAATATCAACGTCGACGGCGGTAGCGACTACATCTGA
- a CDS encoding cysteine hydrolase family protein yields MDPVDYVSPEWAHSALILIDVQHDFVDGAAVIDGTAERLAAMTRIAAEFRAAKRPIVHVVRLYQPGGSDVDNVRRAAVEAGARIAAPDTHGAQIQSTLLTRPVELDCPALLSGQMQPVGTNEVILYKPRWSAFYRTSLDAHLQDLGVSTVVVAGCNLPNCPRATLFDASERDYRAVLITDATSQTNPQRLDDLASIGVNLLDTDQACREVAQTRV; encoded by the coding sequence GTGGACCCTGTAGATTACGTGTCCCCCGAATGGGCACATTCGGCGCTGATACTGATCGATGTGCAGCACGACTTCGTCGACGGTGCCGCTGTCATCGACGGAACCGCTGAACGCCTCGCCGCGATGACCCGCATCGCCGCGGAATTCCGCGCCGCGAAACGACCCATCGTCCATGTGGTACGCCTCTACCAACCAGGTGGCTCCGATGTGGACAACGTCCGGCGTGCCGCAGTCGAAGCCGGGGCACGCATCGCCGCGCCCGACACCCACGGCGCACAGATCCAGTCGACGCTGCTGACACGACCGGTCGAACTCGACTGCCCCGCACTGTTATCCGGGCAGATGCAACCCGTCGGCACCAACGAGGTGATCCTCTACAAGCCGCGCTGGTCTGCTTTCTACCGCACCTCGTTGGATGCGCATCTGCAAGACCTCGGCGTCAGCACCGTGGTCGTGGCCGGCTGCAACCTACCCAACTGCCCGCGCGCCACCCTGTTCGACGCCTCCGAACGCGATTACCGGGCGGTGCTGATCACCGACGCGACCTCCCAGACCAACCCCCAACGCCTCGACGACCTCGCGTCGATCGGCGTCAATCTGCTCGACACCGACCAAGCCTGCCGCGAGGTTGCACAGACTCGAGTTTGA
- a CDS encoding crotonase/enoyl-CoA hydratase family protein, with protein sequence MSEVVLRERRGRTLVITINRPEARNAFNLAVVQGLADAMDELDDTPELSVAVLTGAGGNFCAGMDLKAFASGELPYVPGRGAGFTERPPRKPLIAAVEGFALAGGTELVLATDLVVASKVAKFGIPEVKRGLVAGGGGLLRLHQRIPYQKAMELALTGDSFTAEEAAAWGFVNKLTEPGEALDGALELADRITANGPLAVAVTKEIIASSAEWSADEMWKKQGELLGPVFSSNDAKEGAIAFAEKRAPNWTGS encoded by the coding sequence GTGTCGGAAGTAGTTCTGCGGGAGCGTCGGGGTCGGACGCTCGTCATCACGATCAATCGTCCGGAAGCGCGCAATGCGTTCAATCTTGCGGTGGTCCAAGGGCTCGCCGATGCCATGGACGAACTCGACGACACCCCCGAGTTGTCGGTGGCCGTCCTCACCGGCGCGGGCGGGAACTTCTGCGCCGGCATGGACCTCAAGGCGTTCGCTTCGGGGGAGCTGCCCTACGTTCCCGGTCGCGGCGCGGGTTTCACCGAGCGTCCGCCGCGCAAGCCGCTGATCGCAGCTGTCGAAGGGTTCGCGCTCGCCGGTGGGACCGAGCTGGTCCTGGCGACCGACCTCGTGGTCGCCTCCAAGGTCGCGAAGTTCGGCATCCCCGAGGTCAAGCGTGGTCTGGTCGCCGGGGGTGGTGGCCTGCTGCGGCTGCACCAGCGCATCCCGTACCAGAAGGCGATGGAACTCGCGCTCACCGGCGACAGCTTCACCGCCGAGGAAGCCGCCGCATGGGGTTTCGTCAACAAGCTGACCGAGCCAGGTGAGGCGCTCGACGGTGCGCTCGAACTTGCCGATCGGATCACCGCCAACGGCCCGCTGGCCGTGGCCGTGACCAAGGAGATCATCGCGTCGTCGGCGGAGTGGTCGGCCGACGAGATGTGGAAGAAGCAGGGCGAACTGCTCGGACCGGTCTTCTCCTCCAACGACGCCAAGGAGGGTGCGATCGCCTTCGCCGAGAAGCGCGCACCCAATTGGACCGGTTCCTGA
- a CDS encoding acyl-CoA synthetase codes for MAEWTIGAVVDAIAEAVPDREMTVCGTRRTTFAQGAELTRRLANFLASRGLGAHRERQDLNRWECGQDVVALVMHNDRYPEMVIGCLKARTVPVNVNYYYSPGEVADLLAYLKPRAVIYHRSLGARFNDVLGEGTVEVLISVDDGDGTELPGAVSLEDALAQGDTERSGSASPDDLLMVCTGGTTGRPKGVMWRQGDIYVSSMNGADHDQVSEIHDKVANAGPPWFAVSPLMHAAGMWTAFSGLLSGQTVVLHDTKPRFDPRTVLETAQRERIGLMTMVGDAYAAPIVEELGRHSYDLSSMFAIGTGGAATNPKHQRALLEHLPQITIINGFGSSETGNMGFGHTQRETPTAETFQLRAGGLVLADDYSRFLDPGDAEVGWVARNGRIPLGYFNDEAATAKTFPEVAGERVVVSGDRASLDADGTLRLLGRDSLVVNTGGEKVFVEEIEEVLRAHPQVVDALAVGRPSERWGEEVVALVSTRGPVDAAALREHCATRLARFKLPKDVLFVEEIRRLGNGKADYRWAKSLASEQAEIKA; via the coding sequence ATGGCCGAGTGGACGATCGGCGCCGTCGTCGATGCGATCGCCGAGGCGGTACCCGACCGGGAGATGACGGTGTGCGGCACCCGCCGCACCACCTTCGCGCAGGGGGCCGAACTGACCCGCCGGCTGGCCAACTTCCTGGCCTCGCGCGGGCTGGGTGCGCACCGGGAGCGTCAGGACCTGAACCGGTGGGAATGCGGTCAGGACGTGGTCGCGCTCGTGATGCACAACGACCGGTACCCCGAGATGGTGATCGGTTGCCTCAAGGCCCGGACGGTCCCGGTGAACGTGAACTACTACTACTCGCCCGGCGAGGTGGCCGACCTGCTGGCCTATTTGAAGCCCCGCGCGGTGATCTACCACCGATCACTGGGGGCCAGGTTCAACGATGTCCTCGGAGAAGGCACAGTCGAGGTGTTGATCTCCGTCGACGACGGTGACGGTACCGAGTTGCCGGGCGCGGTGTCGCTGGAAGACGCACTCGCCCAGGGTGATACGGAGCGCTCAGGCTCGGCGTCACCCGACGACCTGCTGATGGTCTGTACGGGCGGAACGACCGGCCGTCCCAAAGGCGTGATGTGGCGTCAGGGCGACATCTACGTGTCATCGATGAACGGCGCCGACCACGACCAGGTGAGCGAGATCCACGACAAGGTGGCCAATGCCGGCCCGCCGTGGTTCGCGGTGTCGCCGCTGATGCATGCCGCCGGGATGTGGACCGCGTTCTCCGGTCTCCTGTCCGGCCAGACCGTGGTGCTGCACGACACCAAGCCCCGCTTCGATCCGCGCACGGTGCTCGAAACCGCCCAGCGGGAGAGGATCGGGCTGATGACCATGGTCGGCGACGCCTACGCCGCACCGATCGTCGAGGAGCTCGGCCGGCATTCGTACGACCTGTCGTCGATGTTCGCGATCGGCACCGGTGGCGCGGCCACCAACCCGAAACATCAACGCGCGCTGCTGGAACACCTCCCGCAGATCACCATCATCAACGGATTCGGCTCTTCGGAGACCGGCAACATGGGATTCGGCCACACCCAGCGCGAGACCCCGACCGCCGAAACCTTCCAGCTGCGGGCCGGTGGGCTGGTGCTCGCCGACGATTACTCCCGCTTCCTCGATCCCGGCGACGCCGAGGTGGGCTGGGTGGCGCGCAACGGCCGAATCCCGCTCGGGTACTTCAACGACGAAGCGGCGACGGCGAAAACCTTCCCCGAGGTGGCCGGCGAACGGGTGGTGGTCTCGGGTGACCGCGCCTCGCTCGACGCCGACGGCACCCTGCGCCTGTTGGGGCGGGACTCGTTGGTGGTCAACACCGGTGGCGAGAAGGTGTTCGTCGAGGAGATCGAAGAAGTCCTGCGTGCACATCCTCAGGTGGTGGATGCGCTCGCCGTCGGTCGACCCAGTGAGCGGTGGGGTGAAGAAGTTGTCGCGCTCGTGTCGACCCGCGGTCCGGTCGACGCGGCCGCCCTCCGGGAGCACTGCGCGACCCGGCTGGCCCGGTTCAAACTTCCCAAGGATGTGTTGTTCGTCGAGGAGATTCGCAGACTCGGCAACGGCAAGGCCGACTATCGCTGGGCGAAGAGCCTGGCCTCGGAACAGGCGGAGATCAAGGCATGA
- a CDS encoding dihydrodipicolinate synthase family protein: MATAAEARDWARGALRGIGDSLYTPFCGTDGDDIDWDAYRHLVRYCAGDLGHQMLWCTSGLAEFWALTLAERKQLLEVAIQEGRRANPDVVVQACTAATSAKDCLELTLHAQQAGADIVYIQTPMMEAHAGEGVLRFFRYIADRTDIALGMFNSPSSGYVLTPDESARIAEVIPAVCATKEGAFRPAASRRLHELAPYLAVWECDTTVYRAGWLREGIVCPAQLGTAGYLYETPQRRIFTEYWDLVYADRLIEAMDFGRESGLDQFSLDMGSWFTCYPGRADYFTHWADAFKYAASVLGLPIGDYPHSRPPQAMLPDAAKTQIETAYRKLGLIDA; the protein is encoded by the coding sequence ATGGCGACGGCAGCCGAAGCGCGGGACTGGGCGCGCGGTGCACTGCGCGGAATCGGTGACTCACTCTATACCCCGTTCTGCGGAACCGACGGCGACGACATCGACTGGGATGCCTACCGGCACCTGGTGCGCTACTGCGCCGGCGATCTCGGTCACCAGATGCTTTGGTGTACCAGCGGTTTGGCCGAGTTCTGGGCGCTGACCCTGGCCGAGCGCAAGCAGCTGCTCGAGGTGGCGATCCAGGAGGGACGCCGGGCCAACCCGGATGTCGTGGTTCAGGCCTGCACCGCGGCGACGTCGGCCAAGGACTGTCTTGAGCTCACGCTGCATGCCCAGCAGGCGGGCGCCGACATCGTCTACATCCAGACACCGATGATGGAGGCGCACGCCGGAGAGGGCGTTCTGCGCTTCTTTCGATACATCGCCGATCGCACGGATATCGCGCTGGGGATGTTCAACTCACCGTCCTCGGGGTACGTGCTGACACCCGACGAAAGCGCCCGGATCGCCGAGGTCATCCCGGCCGTGTGCGCCACCAAGGAGGGTGCGTTCCGGCCGGCGGCGAGTCGCCGACTGCATGAGCTGGCGCCGTATCTGGCGGTCTGGGAATGCGACACCACGGTGTACCGGGCCGGCTGGCTCCGGGAGGGCATCGTCTGCCCGGCCCAGTTGGGCACGGCCGGGTACCTCTATGAGACCCCGCAACGCCGCATCTTCACCGAGTACTGGGATCTGGTGTACGCCGACCGGCTCATCGAGGCGATGGACTTCGGCCGTGAGTCCGGGTTGGACCAGTTCAGCCTCGACATGGGGTCCTGGTTCACCTGTTACCCGGGCCGGGCCGACTATTTCACCCACTGGGCCGACGCGTTCAAGTACGCGGCCTCGGTGCTGGGCCTGCCCATCGGCGACTACCCGCATTCCCGTCCACCCCAGGCAATGCTGCCGGATGCTGCGAAGACCCAGATCGAGACCGCCTATCGAAAGCTCGGTTTGATCGACGCCTGA